The Salvelinus fontinalis isolate EN_2023a chromosome 32, ASM2944872v1, whole genome shotgun sequence nucleotide sequence TCAAGGATGATTCTTGGTCGTGAAAAAGGTGAGAGACGAAACGTAATGGGGCGTGGCTACGcaaccccctccccacccccaaaAACAAAACAACCAATCAGCCGGATATTTACATGCACAGAATCCCCACATCTTTCCCCAGAGACACTAAAGCCCAATCCTTAAAATTGGTCCATAACAGATCACTTAACCCAGTGTACACACAATCGCGACAAAACCGCTTCTGCTTTTTTGCGGTGATTGTGAGTACACAGGGTCACCCTGTCACAACAGAATTAGGGACAAGATTAGGGATTGGGGGTACGATTGTTCTATTATGACCTCACATTCTAAAATGACCACATGAAGAGCTGTGCCCCATGTGACTTGAGGCCCCTCCCACAATAGTTCAGAGGTCATTCAGCTAGTCCTTTAGAACTACACACACAGGGTCCTAGGAGTGCAAAGAGCCGGCAGGTGCAGAGTGTCCTCTCAATATCCTCCGTGTCCATTAACAAGTGACCACGcccagtgtccccccccccccctccccatagaATGGCTGGTTCCACCCTGTCCTCTGTACATTCACCTCAGGGGTATCTGTCAGTTTACCCTCGAttaccacacacatacacggtctcacaaacacacacaggtgagTCCATCTTTCAGTTGTACTGTGACACGGAGAGTGAGTGCTCTGTTCCCAAGGCGACCCAGCTTCACCGCTGAGGTGTGGTCTGATGGGGGCGCCCCCTTCCCCTACccggccctgagagagagagacagagacatcatACAGTTCAATTAGAAAGTAGGTCAcacaataaataatatatattttgttaaaaCTATCCTCCAAACTCGGCTAAACGAGTTcttcgcatactcccttaaaagaccttcgcttgaaaaacgtttgtccatcttgagacgccgtagccagtacacacttcctcaaaatagtatGAATTAATCTAACTCAATAAATCTGTCAGAAATTTTTACGTTTTTGTTGATATCTTAgttgcgcaattttacatctaactaagatgtttggtgcagtatttctcaaggtAAACAATGTAATTTGTTGAATGACAACACACACTTTATttaagaatccctactgttgaccaatcacgacaaaggggcgtagacttcggcttgTGTGCACGAACAGCTGAAAAAACCTTTGCTGAAGACCAATTagaacaaaaacgtcacaaaatgtcagAATATGTGCACTAAGTGTTCTGAACCGCTGCGGAATGGAAGGACTCGGGTAAGGGGTCACCGTGAGGTTAAGGTTGAAACGTTAGAGGTTACCTACGTGTAGAGGGGCTGCAGTTGGAGGTGTGAGGTCTTctgaggaggctggtaaccataGGATTCAAAGCCACCAATGAAATCaactgagagagagaatgagatcaGAGGCAGACGGAACACCTAGACAGAACACTCAGACAGAACACCCAGACAAACAGAACACTGAGATAGAACAAAGAAATAAATGGATCACTCAGACAGACGCAACACTCACAGCTATCCTCGTCATCCTGGAAGACTTTGCTCACATAGCAGGCATACACAAAGCCAAAGAGCTAAGGGAGAGACAAATAGGTTAAGGTTAGTATCATGTtgtgtttgtacgtgtgtgtgtatgtatgtatgtatgtatgtatgtatgtatgtatgtatgtgtgtgtgtcagggtttccATTAGTCGATAATAGCCAGCTTCAGGCCAATAAAAAAAAAGATCTGAAAAGCTGATAAATAACATTGGCACCGGACAGCCACATGAAACCCGCTCGCATGTGCAGTGTGCTTTTGACATCCGGACGTCGCCTACTGCGACGTCCGGACGTCGCCTACTGCGACGTCCGGACGTCGCCTACTGCGACGTCCGGACGTCGCCTACTGCGACGTCCGGACGTCGCCTACTGCGACGTCCAGACGTCGCCTACTGCGACATCCAGACGTCGCCTACTGCGACATCCAGACGTCGCCTACTGCGACATCCAGACGTCGCCTACTGCGACATCCAGACGTCGCCTACTGCGACATCCAGACGTCGCCTACTGCGACATCCAGACGTCGCCTACTGCGACATCCAGACGTCGCCTACTGCGACATCCAGACGTAGCCTACTGCGACATCCAGACGTAGCCTACTGCCCCGGGACGTAGCCTACTGCCCCGGGACGTAGCCTACTGCCCCGGGACGTAGCCTACTGCCCCGGGACGTAGCCTACTGCCCCGGGACGTAGCCTACTGCCCCGGGACGTAGCCTACTGCCCCGGGACGTAGCCTACTGCCCCGGGACGTAGCCTACTGCCCCGGGACGTAGCCTACTGCCCCGGGACGTAGCCTACTGCCCCGGGACGTAGCCTACTGCCCCGGGACGTAGCCTACTGCCCCGGGACATTGCTACGCAGCTATGATGTGAAGAAATAAGTGTATTAccattctgatctgttgcatcagcctcagtGCTTTTTGAAACTAATTTTGCTGTACTGGatgtatgaatttgggatctatcgtcccacaactgtcccagactctGTTTGGAAATAGGCTACTTCTTTCTCGCGCAGTTCGTTACTCGCCTTGTTGGCTGAGGAAGAGTAAACgtggacagttattctaacaGCTTCAAAGTGTGCATCGGAATTTGTTAAGAAGGATGCACGCCATTGTTTTGTTAAGATAAATTACCATAATCGGAATGTAATTTCTGTCATTCTGGGTGGACACCATATGGGTACGGTAAATTTCTCAAAATGTCCTGTAATTTAAAACGTCGCTGGTCAATTGACCTGTGCCACATTTTCTTAAgggaaaccctggtgtgtgtgttacttacAGCCAGTAGGACCTGTAGCGCGGCACTCAGCACCTCAATGTACTGGTAGTCAAGGAGACAGCCAGAGACGGTGATGACATGGTGGTCGTCAGGGGCGATGCGGGAGTCCAACACCGGTGTTACTAGGCAACCAGGGCCATGCTCCATCCACCAGGACCGATGCAGCGACGTGTTAAACGTCATCAGGAAGTCcctgttctacacacacaaaacacacaaattAGAAAAAACACGTTATGAACACACAAAGGTTAAACACATCAATACACAGCCgctgagctgcccagtgacacgagcctaccagacgagctaaataacttccaTGCTCGATTcgaaggcaagcaacactgaagcatgcacgagtgCATCAgttgttccagatgactgtgtgatcccgcactctgtagccgatgtgagtaagacctttaaaaacaggtcaacattaccaggacgtgtactctgagtatgcgctaaccaactggcaagagacttcactgacattttcaacctgtccctgaccgagtctgtaataccaacatgtttcaagcagaccaccatagtccctgtgcccaagaacaccaaggtaacctgcctaaatgactaccgacccgtagcactcacgtttgtagccatgaagtgctcgtcactaaactaaggacctctgcaactggatcctggacttcctgacggttcgcccccaagtggtaagggtaggtaacatctgccacgctgatcctcaacacgggggcccctcaggggtgtgtgctcagtcccccgctgtactccctgttcactcatgactgcttggccaggcacgactccaaaaccatcaataagtttgccgacgacacaacagtggcctGATCACCgccaacgatgagacagcctatagggaggaggtcagagaactggcagtgtggtgccaggataacaacctctcactcaacgtgatcaagacaaaggagatgattgtggactacaggaaaaggaggaccgagcacgcccccattctcatcgacgggctgtggtggagcaggttgagagcttaaaagttccttggtgtccacatcaccaacaaactatcatggtccaaacccaAGACATTTGTGAAGAGTACACGGCAACAcctattcccactcaggagactgaaaagatttggcatgggtccccagatacccaaaaagttatacagctgcaccatcgagagcatcctgactggttgcatcaccgcctggtatggcaactgctcggcctccgaccgcaaatcACTACAGATGTTAGTGCAagtcagaagaagaagaaggccaagcttcctgtcatccaggacctatatgctaggcggtgtcagaggaaggccctaaaaatccccaaagactccagccaccctagtcatagactgttctctctgctaccttacagcaaacggtaccggagcgccaagtctaggtccaaaaggcttcttgaAGAGCTTccacccacaagccataagactcctgaacagctaatcgaaTGGCTacccagtaccccctgtatagccttgctactgtaatTTTTTTGTTGctcctttttattattttttaaattattgttattatttatttatttccagtttattttagtaaatactttaacactttttcttcttcttaaaactgcattgttggttaagggcttctaagtaaacatttcactgtaaggtctacacctgcagtattcggcacatgtgacaattaCAATTTGAAACACGTTATAAACATAAATAATTGATAAACAcgttataaacacacacacatctcttacCTGAGACAAGTGTCCCACCTCAAGGTAGAAACAGATGATGAAGGAGTTCCATCCCACCCACAGCACTAACCACACCGCATACTGATATACACAGAGACAaagaggggttagggtgtgtgtgtgtgtgtgtgtattagaggTTGACTGATTAATCGgtatggccgattaattagggtcgatttcaagttttcataacaatcggtaatatgccattttggacgccgattatggccgattacattgcaatccacgaggagaatgtgtggcaggctgactacctgttacgcgagtgcagcaaggagccaaaggtaagttgctagctagcaataaacttatcttataaaaaaaactatcaatcgtcacataatcactagttaactacacactaGTTAACTGGTTGATGATATTaataggttaactagcttgtcctgcgttgcatataatcaatgtggtgcctgttcatttatcatcgaatcacagcctacttcaacttgatgatttaacaaaagcacattcgCGAAAAATAGCACAATGGTTGCAGTaaggtacctaaccataaacatcaatgcctttcttaaaaaagtttaaagaaattcatgttagcaggcaatattaattaCGGAAATTGTGTCGgggtcagggtatatgcagcagtttgggtcgcctggctcgttgcgaactgtgtgaagaccatttcttcctaacaaagaccgtaattaatttgacagaattttacataattatgacataacattgaaggttgtgcaatgtaagagcaatatttagacttggggataccacccgttagataaaatacggaacaatTCAGTATTTCAcagaaagaataaacgttttgttttcgaaatgatagtttccggatttgaccatattaatgacaaaaggctcgtatttctgtgtgtttattatattataattaagtctatgatttgatatttgatagagctgtctgactgagcgatggtaggcagcagcaggcttgtaagcattcattcaaacagc carries:
- the LOC129830726 gene encoding sodium/potassium-transporting ATPase subunit beta-1-interacting protein 1-like isoform X2 produces the protein MGKCDGRVTLVAICSLQLMAALQRQVFDFLGYQWAPILANFLHIMAVILGIFGTVQFRSRYLVLYAVWLVLWVGWNSFIICFYLEVGHLSQNRDFLMTFNTSLHRSWWMEHGPGCLVTPVLDSRIAPDDHHVITVSGCLLDYQYIEVLSAALQVLLALISLVALNPMVTSLLRRPHTSNCSPSTRPGRGRGRPHQTTPQR
- the LOC129830726 gene encoding sodium/potassium-transporting ATPase subunit beta-1-interacting protein 1-like isoform X1 — protein: MGKCDGRVTLVAICSLQLMAALQRQVFDFLGYQWAPILANFLHIMAVILGIFGTVQFRSRYLVLYAVWLVLWVGWNSFIICFYLEVGHLSQNRDFLMTFNTSLHRSWWMEHGPGCLVTPVLDSRIAPDDHHVITVSGCLLDYQYIEVLSAALQVLLALFGFVYACYVSKVFQDDEDSFDFIGGFESYGYQPPQKTSHLQLQPLYTAG